In Deltaproteobacteria bacterium, the following proteins share a genomic window:
- the fusA gene encoding elongation factor G, producing the protein MSRLDKIRNIGIMAHIDAGKTTTTERILYYTGVSHKMGEVHEGTAIMDWMLQEQERGITITSAATSCCWRDCGINIIDTPGHVDFTIEVERSLRILDGAIGVFCSVGGVEPQSETVWRQANKYHVPRIAFVNKMDRIGADFFRVVTMMVERLGANPVCFQIPWGSEDSFKGVVDLVRMKALEFEEETLGERFAVVDIPGELKAVSLKYREKLLESLSEHDDHLMDLYLSGAEIQNDLILEVARRAALSLKITPVLCGASFKNKGIQQLLDAVVDFLPSPLDVPPVKGVLSRDSEELETRLADPDAPFSALAFKIMSDSFVGTLTYFRVYSGKVSSGSHVYNSTKGRKERIGRLLRMHANKREDLAEAVVGDIVAAVGLKFTTTGDTLCEEANPILLEKIEFPEPVISITIEPKTKADQEKLAVSLQRLSMEDPSFRVRIDEETGQTLISGMGELHLEIIVDRLLREFKVGANIGKPQVAYRETIQKKVEVEGKYIRETGGRNHYGHVCLRVEPLERGKGFQFVDELVPGLIPSQYLPAIKKGVEESLDNGVLVSYPVVDVKVTLFNASFHEVDSSEMAFKIAASIGFKEACKLAGPLLLEPIMNVEVVLPENFFGAVAGDLSSRRGRILKTEMRAMYQVIDAQLPLANMFGYATDLRSQTQGRATFSMQFDHYDVVPAAISEEIVGRLTGRFY; encoded by the coding sequence ATGTCTCGCTTAGACAAGATACGCAATATTGGCATTATGGCCCATATTGATGCAGGGAAGACGACTACCACAGAGCGTATCTTATACTATACGGGGGTTTCCCATAAGATGGGTGAGGTTCATGAGGGTACTGCGATCATGGACTGGATGCTTCAGGAGCAGGAAAGAGGGATTACGATTACCTCTGCTGCGACAAGTTGTTGTTGGAGAGATTGTGGTATAAACATTATTGATACACCGGGTCATGTTGATTTTACGATAGAAGTAGAGCGTTCTTTGAGAATATTGGATGGTGCGATTGGGGTGTTTTGCTCTGTAGGAGGGGTTGAGCCCCAATCTGAAACGGTGTGGCGGCAAGCAAATAAATATCATGTTCCGCGGATTGCTTTTGTGAACAAGATGGATCGGATTGGCGCAGATTTTTTCCGGGTGGTGACGATGATGGTGGAGCGTCTTGGGGCTAATCCAGTGTGCTTTCAAATCCCTTGGGGTTCTGAAGATTCATTTAAGGGAGTTGTGGATTTGGTTAGAATGAAGGCCTTGGAATTTGAAGAAGAGACCTTGGGAGAACGCTTTGCGGTGGTAGATATCCCCGGTGAGCTTAAGGCTGTTTCTCTGAAATACCGTGAGAAATTATTGGAGTCCTTATCTGAGCACGATGATCACCTGATGGATCTATATTTGAGTGGTGCCGAAATCCAGAACGATTTGATTTTGGAAGTGGCGAGGCGGGCAGCTTTATCTCTGAAGATTACGCCGGTTTTGTGCGGGGCTTCCTTCAAGAATAAAGGAATTCAGCAGCTTTTGGATGCGGTGGTTGATTTCTTGCCTTCCCCTTTGGATGTTCCTCCTGTGAAAGGGGTTTTATCTAGAGATTCTGAAGAGCTGGAAACAAGGTTGGCCGATCCTGATGCCCCTTTCTCTGCGCTGGCATTTAAAATCATGTCAGATTCTTTTGTGGGGACCTTGACTTATTTTAGGGTTTATTCTGGTAAAGTAAGTTCGGGGTCGCATGTGTACAATTCTACAAAGGGAAGAAAAGAAAGAATTGGTCGCCTGCTTCGAATGCATGCGAATAAGCGGGAAGATCTTGCTGAGGCGGTAGTGGGGGACATTGTGGCGGCGGTGGGTTTGAAATTTACGACCACAGGCGATACCTTGTGCGAAGAAGCAAATCCAATCTTGTTAGAAAAAATAGAATTTCCAGAACCTGTTATTTCTATCACGATAGAGCCTAAGACCAAAGCAGACCAGGAAAAGTTGGCCGTTTCGCTTCAGCGGCTTTCGATGGAAGACCCTTCTTTTCGGGTAAGAATAGACGAAGAGACAGGGCAAACCCTGATCTCTGGTATGGGTGAACTCCATTTGGAGATTATTGTAGATAGGCTTCTGCGTGAATTTAAGGTGGGGGCAAATATTGGGAAGCCTCAAGTTGCCTATAGAGAGACGATTCAAAAAAAGGTTGAAGTGGAAGGAAAATATATTCGCGAGACGGGTGGAAGAAACCATTATGGTCATGTTTGTTTGAGGGTTGAACCCCTTGAAAGAGGAAAAGGTTTTCAGTTTGTCGATGAGTTGGTGCCGGGTTTGATCCCCAGTCAGTATTTGCCGGCTATAAAAAAGGGGGTAGAAGAATCACTGGATAATGGGGTGCTTGTTAGTTATCCAGTGGTTGACGTGAAGGTGACTCTCTTCAACGCCTCGTTTCATGAGGTGGATTCCTCTGAGATGGCCTTTAAAATAGCAGCGTCCATAGGTTTTAAAGAGGCTTGTAAGCTTGCTGGTCCGCTTCTCCTAGAGCCCATAATGAACGTGGAGGTTGTTTTACCGGAAAATTTTTTTGGAGCAGTAGCGGGGGATTTGAGTTCGCGACGAGGTAGGATTTTAAAAACAGAGATGAGAGCGATGTATCAAGTAATTGATGCTCAATTGCCCTTGGCAAATATGTTTGGTTATGCAACAGACCTAAGGTCTCAAACTCAAGGTAGAGCTACATTTAGTATGCAGTTTGATCATTACGATGTGGTGCCCGCGGCTATTTCCGAGGAAATAGTGGGGCGATTGACGGGTAGGTTTTATTAA
- the rpsG gene encoding 30S ribosomal protein S7 — translation MSRKGPATKRKVIPDPKFHDKLVSKLVTKLMEKGKKSLAEQVVYGAFDILQEKANDEPLKVFKQALDNLKPVLEVRSRRVGGATYQVPMEVRPDRRVSLGLRWLVAYSRSRGEKTMRERLAMEILDALNNRGASIKKKEDVHKMAESNRAFAHYRW, via the coding sequence ATGTCGAGAAAAGGTCCTGCAACAAAACGTAAAGTCATTCCAGATCCTAAGTTTCACGATAAATTGGTTTCGAAACTTGTGACCAAGCTGATGGAAAAAGGGAAAAAGAGTTTGGCGGAGCAAGTGGTCTATGGTGCTTTTGACATTCTTCAGGAAAAAGCAAACGATGAACCTTTGAAGGTTTTTAAGCAGGCCCTGGATAATTTGAAGCCGGTTTTGGAGGTTCGTTCTCGGCGTGTGGGGGGGGCAACTTATCAGGTTCCGATGGAGGTTCGTCCCGATCGCCGTGTTTCTTTAGGGCTGCGTTGGTTGGTGGCTTATTCCCGTAGTCGTGGAGAAAAAACCATGAGAGAGCGTTTAGCGATGGAGATTTTGGATGCTCTCAATAACCGTGGGGCTTCCATTAAGAAAAAGGAAGATGTTCATAAAATGGCTGAATCGAATAGGGCCTTTGCGCATTATCGTTGGTAA
- a CDS encoding 30S ribosomal protein S12, translating to MPTINQLVRSGRQQAEWKTKSPALQSCPQKRGVCVRVYTSTPKKPNSALRKVARVRLTNNTEVSSYIPGEGHNLQEHSVVLIRGGRVKDLPGVRYHTIRGALDTQGVAKRKQSRSKYGAKKAK from the coding sequence ATGCCAACGATTAATCAACTTGTTCGAAGCGGTCGTCAACAAGCAGAGTGGAAAACAAAATCTCCCGCGCTTCAGTCTTGTCCTCAAAAAAGAGGGGTTTGTGTTCGTGTTTATACCAGTACTCCCAAAAAACCCAACTCTGCACTGCGAAAAGTCGCTCGTGTTCGCCTTACGAATAATACGGAAGTGAGTAGTTATATTCCAGGAGAAGGTCATAATCTTCAGGAGCATTCTGTAGTGCTGATTCGCGGAGGTCGTGTGAAAGATCTCCCGGGGGTTCGTTATCATACAATTCGTGGGGCCTTGGATACTCAGGGTGTGGCGAAACGTAAGCAAAGTCGTTCTAAATACGGTGCAAAAAAAGCCAAATAA
- the tuf gene encoding elongation factor Tu codes for MAKEKYERKKTHVNVGTIGHVDHGKTTTTAALTKVASTLGYSKYVPYDEVAKASESQGRRDPTKILTIATSHVEYETKERHYAHVDCPGHADYVKNMITGAAQMDGAILVVSAVDGPMPQTREHILLARQVGVPYIVVFINKVDLVDDNELVDLVELEVRELLTQYKFPGNDIPIIRGSATKALAGDTGELGVPAFQKLFDALDSYIPVPERPIDKPFIMPIEDVFSISGRGTVVTGRIERGLIKVGEEIEIVGFGPTQKTVVTGVEMFRKLLDEGRAGDNVGLLLRGTKKEEVERGMVCAKPGSITPHTKVKAEIYILNKDEGGRHTPFFNGYRPQFYFRTTDVTGVVKLPQGVEMVMPGDNLAVEVELITPIAMEKELRFAIREGGRTVGAGVITEIIA; via the coding sequence ATGGCAAAAGAAAAATATGAACGAAAAAAAACGCATGTAAACGTTGGAACAATTGGTCATGTCGATCATGGTAAAACCACGACGACTGCCGCATTAACCAAAGTTGCTAGCACTCTAGGTTATTCAAAGTATGTCCCTTATGACGAGGTGGCCAAAGCCTCCGAATCTCAGGGGCGTCGTGATCCTACCAAAATTCTTACTATTGCCACTTCCCACGTTGAGTATGAAACCAAAGAGAGACATTACGCCCATGTGGATTGTCCTGGACATGCAGATTATGTCAAAAACATGATCACGGGTGCGGCTCAAATGGATGGCGCAATTCTGGTTGTTTCCGCTGTGGATGGGCCTATGCCCCAGACGCGTGAGCACATTCTTTTGGCGCGTCAGGTGGGTGTTCCCTACATCGTTGTCTTTATCAATAAAGTAGATCTGGTCGACGACAATGAGTTGGTAGATCTGGTTGAACTTGAGGTTCGCGAATTACTCACCCAATATAAATTTCCTGGAAACGATATTCCTATTATTCGTGGAAGTGCTACCAAGGCCTTGGCGGGAGACACAGGAGAGTTGGGTGTCCCTGCTTTCCAGAAACTGTTTGATGCTTTGGATTCCTATATCCCTGTTCCTGAAAGACCTATCGATAAGCCTTTCATTATGCCCATTGAAGACGTGTTTAGTATTTCGGGTCGTGGAACCGTAGTGACGGGTCGTATTGAAAGGGGCCTTATAAAAGTAGGTGAGGAAATTGAAATTGTCGGTTTTGGTCCAACCCAGAAAACCGTTGTGACTGGGGTTGAAATGTTCCGAAAGTTGCTGGATGAGGGTCGTGCAGGCGATAACGTTGGGTTACTTCTTCGCGGTACAAAGAAAGAAGAAGTGGAGCGAGGAATGGTTTGTGCCAAGCCGGGTTCTATTACTCCTCACACCAAGGTTAAGGCTGAAATTTATATCTTAAACAAAGATGAGGGGGGTCGTCACACTCCTTTCTTTAATGGATACCGTCCTCAATTTTATTTCCGTACCACGGACGTCACTGGTGTAGTGAAGCTTCCTCAAGGCGTAGAAATGGTAATGCCTGGAGATAACTTGGCGGTTGAAGTGGAATTGATCACACCTATCGCGATGGAAAAGGAATTGCGATTTGCGATCCGCGAGGGTGGTCGAACGGTGGGTGCGGGCGTTATTACAGAAATTATTGCGTAG